A single Caldanaerobius fijiensis DSM 17918 DNA region contains:
- a CDS encoding deoxycytidylate deaminase, translated as MRPDWDEYFMEIAHVVMKRSTCLRRHVGAVIVKDKRILATGYNGAPSGIAHCSEVGCLRDQMNIPSGERHELCRGLHAEQNAIIQAAMSGVSIKGSSIYVTNQPCSLCAKMIINAGIIRVIYKGDYPDEFAIKLLNEAGINVNKM; from the coding sequence ATGAGGCCTGATTGGGATGAATATTTTATGGAAATAGCCCACGTAGTCATGAAAAGGTCTACTTGTTTAAGGAGGCATGTGGGCGCTGTGATAGTCAAAGACAAGCGCATACTGGCAACGGGTTATAATGGTGCACCATCTGGGATAGCTCATTGTTCTGAGGTAGGATGCTTGAGAGATCAGATGAATATACCATCAGGCGAAAGGCATGAACTGTGTAGAGGTCTGCATGCGGAGCAGAATGCCATAATTCAGGCAGCTATGTCAGGAGTGAGCATAAAAGGTTCATCAATATATGTAACAAATCAGCCATGTTCATTGTGCGCCAAAATGATAATAAATGCAGGAATTATACGGGTTATATACAAAGGAGATTATCCTGATGAGTTTGCCATTAAACTGTTAAATGAAGCAGGTATAAATGTTAACAAGATGTAA